One segment of Falco rusticolus isolate bFalRus1 chromosome 3, bFalRus1.pri, whole genome shotgun sequence DNA contains the following:
- the NRN1 gene encoding neuritin, which produces MGLKLNGRYISLILAVQIAHLVQAVRAAGRCDAVFRGFSDCLLRLGDNMANYPQDLDDKRNLQTICAYWDDFHACTLTALTDCQEGATDLWEKLRRESKNLDFQGSLFELCGGGSGAAPSLLPPALPLLLAALWAALVTWLPF; this is translated from the exons ATGGGACTTAAGTTGAACGGCAGATATATTTCTCTGATCCTTGCTGTACAGATAG cgcACCTGGTGCAGGCGGTGAGAGCGGCGGGGCGGTGCGATGCGGTCTTTAGGGGCTTCTCGGACTGTTTGCTGCGGCTGGGCGATAACATGGCCAACTACCCGCAGGACCTGGACGACAAGAGAAACCTCCAAACGATCTGCGC GTACTGGGACGATTTCCACGCCTGCACCCTCACAGCGCTCACCGATTGCCAGGAAGGAGCGACAGACCTCTGGGAGAAATTGAGACGGGAATCCAAAAACCTCGATTTCCAAGGCAGCTTATTTGAACTGTGCGGAGGCGGCAGCGGCGCGGCACCGTCCCTCCTCCCGCCGGCTTTGCCCCTGCTCCTGGCGGCTCTGTGGGCCGCGCTAGTGACCTGGCTGCCTTTCTAG